One stretch of Gemmatimonadota bacterium DNA includes these proteins:
- a CDS encoding cell envelope integrity protein CreD gives MVKRIIAIGIIFFCIAVGWIILSATVHIRTEEQDDKLKSAVGQLWGTAQTQRAPQIYWLERVTHIETIDGESVSRTVDEKHFLNLKASRIEVDLSLEHRRKGLLWYSTYQVQFAASYTLINPTDQNRHLSFDLELPAPHAVYDDFTLTVDGQSIAELPIRNGHLIQPIELSPGQELSIDLSYHSQGLDQWRYSFGDHVNQVSDFELAMHTDFAAIDFPPDSMSPTSRTRDGDAWTLTWKYNHLLTGIDLGMILPARLNPGPWVGKVVAAAPISLFLFFFLLFIFSIVRGLDLHPMHYFFIGAAFFSFHLLLAYLVDHLIIHYAFVLSSAVSIVLVISYMRLVLGTRLAFVEIGLGQFVYLVLFSYTFFFPGYTGLAVTFLCIATLFAVMQFTGRIDWDTVFNKESSQ, from the coding sequence ATGGTCAAACGCATCATCGCCATTGGCATCATCTTTTTCTGCATCGCAGTAGGCTGGATTATTCTGAGTGCCACCGTCCACATACGCACAGAGGAACAGGACGACAAGCTCAAAAGTGCTGTTGGGCAACTCTGGGGCACGGCGCAGACCCAGCGAGCACCGCAAATCTACTGGCTGGAACGCGTCACCCATATCGAAACTATCGACGGCGAGTCTGTCTCACGCACAGTAGATGAGAAACACTTCCTGAACCTGAAAGCCAGTCGCATTGAAGTTGACCTATCTCTGGAACACCGGCGCAAAGGCTTGCTGTGGTATTCCACCTATCAGGTGCAATTCGCAGCCTCTTACACCCTGATCAACCCCACCGACCAGAACCGGCACCTGTCCTTCGACCTGGAACTACCCGCCCCGCACGCAGTGTACGACGACTTCACTTTAACCGTTGACGGTCAATCCATTGCCGAACTCCCAATCCGCAACGGTCATTTAATCCAACCCATCGAACTATCACCCGGGCAGGAACTCTCCATTGATCTCTCCTATCACTCCCAGGGCCTGGACCAATGGCGATACAGTTTTGGGGACCACGTCAATCAGGTATCGGACTTTGAACTGGCGATGCATACGGACTTCGCTGCCATTGACTTTCCCCCAGATAGCATGTCTCCCACCTCGAGGACCCGCGATGGCGACGCCTGGACCCTGACGTGGAAATACAATCATCTCCTCACCGGCATTGACCTGGGAATGATCCTCCCGGCCCGTCTCAATCCCGGACCCTGGGTCGGCAAAGTCGTTGCCGCCGCCCCCATCTCCCTCTTTCTTTTTTTCTTTTTGCTCTTTATCTTTTCCATAGTGCGCGGCCTCGACCTGCACCCGATGCACTATTTCTTCATCGGTGCTGCCTTCTTTAGTTTTCACCTGCTACTGGCTTATCTGGTTGACCACCTGATCATCCACTATGCCTTTGTCCTATCTTCGGCGGTCTCCATTGTCCTCGTCATTTCGTACATGAGGCTGGTCCTGGGCACGCGCCTGGCATTTGTCGAAATCGGCCTGGGACAATTTGTCTATCTCGTGCTCTTTTCCTACACCTTTT